ccggcaaccatatctgtaatgggatctgatgtcctcttctagtgtatctgaagacagcgacagtgtactcacacacataaataaagtctttaaaaatatatttaaaaaatagtccccaaagctgggcatggtggcaagacacttttaatcttagcactcaggaggcagaggaaggcagatttctatgagttcaaggtcagccaggtctacataatgagttccaggctagccagggctctgaagagaccctgtccaaaaaaagaagcttctggaGGGAATTTCTCATGCCTTACTGAAATACGCACACATTGGGTGAGAGCTCCTTTGCCAAGTTTTCTGTTCCAAGCATCCCATGCAAACTCTTTAAATTTTCTCAGGCGAGTCTCTCATCCAAATAGGATAAGATACTTGGCCttagccgggcaatggtggtgcacactgttaatcccagcccttgggaggcagagggaggtggatttctgagttctaggccagcctggtccacagagtgagttccaggacagccagggctacacagagaaaccctgtctcaaaaaaaccaaaaacagacaggcaaacaaacaaacaaaagacacttGGCCCTCCCTGACCACCCTTGGTAGGATCAGAATTTGAGCTGCAAGCAGGCAGTACTCTGTGAGTTGGAGACTAAGGAGTCTTTTCTGTGGACTGGAAGTCAGGGctcagggacattttttttttttttggtgctgggattaaaggcgtgtgccaccactacctggctctcAGGGACATCTTAACCCTCTGGGTCTTGCTTCCTTGCCCACCTCTGTGGTATCTGCGCCTGGCTGGCTATTCACTTTTGCTCAGGGTTCCCCCTTGTCTCTTCTGGCTTCAGGCCTCTTTCTGCCCCTCCCCATTTCCACAAAAGGCTCTTTATCACCAGGCCACTAGAGACCTCAGCTCAGCCCCCTAGTTTCGGCagtgggggtggagtgggaaCACCTGAACTGAGGTAaagcgtgtgcatgtgtatgtgtgagggaaGGGGGGGATAGTTTTCTAGGCCGTTGCCTTGGTAATGCCACCTGAGCTGGGCGCCAGGCACCTGTTGTCTGGGAAACTGTAGGCGGGGCCTCTCCCCTAGGAACTGCCAGGGTTATTGAGCTGAGACTGGAGATAGATCAGATTCCAGAGTCTTgaaaggatgggggaggggaagggatatAATGATAGATAAATATTTACCCCACCGACACGGAGTGAATTGGAGGGGTGGCAAAGAGGGGGCAGTCTCAGGCTGAGAGCTCATCTGCCCATTCCATGCCAATTAATGGACTCCTCGCTCCCCTTTTCTGTTTGTCCCATCTTCCTGGAATTCCTTTGTTCTTGAGTTTCCATTTGGCCTTGGCACCAGACCCTAACCCTGAGGGCCCCCATCCATCCCCTTGTCACCATTGTTCTGGTTCTGCTACCCAATAGCAGCCTCCAGGTCTCTTGCTGGGCTCCTCCCCTGCCTAGGCCTTAAAACCCCGCCTGCAGCCAGCGCCCTCAGACGCCCCAAGTGGCACCTCACAGTTCCCTGTTTTGAGACAAGCTGTATACCAGCTGCGGGAGGACTTCAACCAAGAAAGTACGTGAGCAGCCGGCAGAGAGGAACGCGGCTGTTCCTAGTCCTTGGCACATCCGGAGGGGTTGTAATGGGCGAAGGCTTCTAGAAAGACATAAGCAATACAGCTGAGCTGGACCTAAGGACTTCTTCGTATTCAGTGAGTATCAGATGTGTCAGAGGCCCGCAGATGTGACCTGTGTCCAGGCCTGAGATCAACAGATCCCCCTCCTGAGCAGTGAGACCCACCCGAACTCCAAAACGGTGTTTCCAACCCTGTTGAGTGATTCAGGCTGAGAGCTGAGAAGACTAGAGGAGCAATGGCTtccactggccttgaactcctcggCATGACCCTGGCTGTGCTAGGCTGGCTAGGAACCCTGGTGTCCTGTGCCCTGCCACTGTGGAAGGTGACCGCCTTCATCGGCAACAGCATCGTTGTGGCCCAAGTGgtatgggaggggctgtggatgtcCTGTGTGGTCCAGAGCACTGGCCAGATGCAGTGCAAGGTGTACGACTCACTGCTGGCGCTGCCCCAGGACCTGCAGGCTGCCAGAGCCCTCTGTGTCGTGGCCCTCCTGCTGGCTTTGCTGGGCCTGCTGGTGGCTATCACGGGTGCCCAATGCACCACATGTGTGGAGGATGAAGGTGCCAAGGCGCGTATTGTACTCACCGCAggggtcctcctcctcctctcggGCATCCTGGTGCTCATCCCTGTCTGCTGGACAGCCCATGCCATCATCCAGGATTTTTATAACCCGCTGGTTGCCGAAGCCCTCAAGAGAGAGCTGGGGGCTTCCCTCTACCTGGGCTGGGCCGCTGCTGCACTGCTCATGCTAGGAGGAGGGCTTCTCTGCTGTACGTGTCCCCCGTCCCACTTCGAGCGTCCCCGCGGCCCCAGGCTGGGCTACTCCATCCCTTCCCGTTCAGGTGCTTCGGGACTGGATAAGAGGGACTATGTGTGAGGCTGAGGCTTCTTCCAGAAGCTCCCACCTGCCGTCTTATATCTGGCACTGGGCTACATCCTTACATCTCATCAAATTCATGCGTCTGGGAAGCTCACTTCTTTAATTGGCCAGGATGTGGCTCTAGGGGGATCTTGGCTGGTCTGGCTTGAACTAACCCTCTGCAGTGGTTGCAACCTTGAGAAAGCTCCAGATAGTGGGTACCCTGCCCATCGCTGCCTCCTGGACTGACTTACTCTGCAACCTGGATCTCAGCCCCCTTGCCTTCAAAGTAAGATGTGGACTGTGACCTAAAGGGCCTTTAGCTGGTCAAGTCTAGCGCAAGCACCACCTGAATCCAAGTTGCTCAGCTGCCTACTCAACCTGGGAATAAAAGCACATTGTAACTGAGCTTCCTCTGGTCTGTGAAAGGAGGATGTGTGCATTGTGGGGGAAGGGGTCCCCAACCAGTGAGCAGCTTGCTTAGACCATTAACTGCCACCTAACTCTAGCAAGGCGTGTACTGAACACCAAGAGACATCAGAGACACATTATAAGAAAACCTCCATGTTTTATTTAGTTAACATCGTGTGGGCAGGGAAATGTGTAAGGTTAGAGGTATGGGGAGTAGGGTCTATAGCACAGCGGGGATCTCATGTGGGAGGAGTACACAGTAACCTTGGTGATGGGATTCAGGGGCCAAAGGTTGAAAGACTTAGGGTAGAAAATTCTTTAGTAACTTATCACCTGCTCTTCCAGGACTGGGAAGAAAAGTCTGACCAGGAGAGGGTGTGTCTGCCTAGAGTTGACTCCTGCCACAGCAGGAACTCTTGGGACAGGTCATTTTGAGACTCACAAAGGCCAGATTCaaagtgtttttgtttaaaaCACTCTGCACAGAAGATTCCCAGAATGAATTAAAGACTCAGGAACTCAGGTGTCACATCCTTCCAGTCGCAGTCGCTAAAAGTGAGAAATGCCAGTGGCAGAGAGATAGGTGGAGCGTGGactcaggctgaggcaggaaaactgGAGCTGGTTAGTCAGAGCTCCATaaggagagcctgtctcaaaaacaagtggAACCCTAGGGGCAGGCTACCACATAGCTCACTGGTGGAGTGCTTGCTTAACAAATGTGTGAGGGCCCCAGGTTCAATACCCAGTATtgcaaaagaaaaccaagaaacaagACAACCCCCAAACTATTTGGCATCATTTCCTGATGGCTCAGCTCAAATCCCCTGGCTAGTAGAATCTCACTCCCCAGTGAGCATCAGACGTAATTCTTGGTGGGGTATTCAGAGGGCCCTCGAGAATGTGGGACAGATGTAGAATAGCGGGCCATGTAGTGGCCAGGTCCCCGGGGCCCTCCAGAAGAGCAGGCGCAACACAGCAACCCTCCACCTAGCAGCAAAAGGCCCGAGGCTGCCCAGCCCAGGTAGAGGGAGGCCCCCAGCTCCCGCTTTTGGGCATCAGCCACCAAGGGGTTGTAGAAGTCCTGGATGATGGCATGGGCAGTCCAGCAGACGGGAATGAGAGTCAGGACTCCGGAGATGACAAAGATGATGCCAGAGACGAGCACCAGACGAGACTTGGAGTTCTTGTCTTCCACACAGGTAGTGCACTTGGCTCCGGCCAGGTACACGAGCAGACCAAACAGGACAATGAGGAGGGTGACAACACAGAGGGCTCTGGCAGCCTGCAGGTCCTGGGGCAGCGCCAGCAGTGAGTCGTACACCTTGCACTGCATCTGGCCAGTGCTCTGGACCACACAGgacatccacagcccctcccatacCATCTGGGCCACAACGATGCTGTTGCCGATGAAGGCGGTCACTTTCCACAGTGGCAGGGCACAGGACACCAGGGCGTTGACCCAGCCAAGCAGGGTCAGGACGATCCCCAAGATTTGCAGACCAGTAGAGGCCATGATGAGGTTGAGGGAGCTGTATAGTGTGGAGGAGATAAAAAGAGAATGTTAGAGGCAGGTTTGGGCTAGGATGCTGGCACCAAGCACCTTGACAGTTGGCTACTGTATCTTGCAGTGTGGATTAGTGCACTCCCTGGTTCAATCAAGAGCAAAATAAGCACTTAATTCTTCCCTAGACTGTGAAAGGTGGAGAATGAAATCCTGTTAGTTTTCATGCAGGGGACAGGAAATGGGACATACCCGAAGAACAGGCCGGCTCACAGTGACAGCTGCGTTCtagtttttagttgttttgtttttattttagctgagacaggatcttatatagctcaggctggctggccttaaattccctGCATAAggaaagctggccttgaactcctgatctttctgtgtCCACctccctgaatgctgggactgcaggtgttTACCACCAAAGGTGTAAACACCTCACCCAGCTAATGCCGCGGTGGGGACTTAAGACAGGGCTTTGTTTATGCCAGGCAAGAGATCAAGGAGCTGAGCCATATCCTCAGGTACATTTTATCAAAACAAAGACAGTAAAATGTCAGGAGGTTACTTTCAGAATGATCCGGCTCTCACCACAAGTTTCAAGCCCAACCTGATCACTTTAGCACTCAGATGCGACCTGGagcttcctcccaccacccaagTAAGGTTCAAATGGAACCCCCATCTCTGTTTCAGGTGAATCTAATTCCTTGAAATCCCACCCTTTCTGTTTCGCGGTCATCTCCTCCCAAGCCCTTGTAgttgctggaagcccttctagGCCAGGCCAGGCCCAGCCCACCCTGTAGGGCAAAAGTGATAAGGAAAAACAAGCCCTTTTACTACAAAGCAGATTTTTCTAGGCTATCAGCTCATTCTTGGTCCACCTCCACCTTCTAAGGGTCAAGGTGCATGCCTCAAGGCTGGAAGCGTTCTTCAGAATTTTAGACCAAAGGCTGTGCTACCTTTTTTCTCTCGACACAGCTTTAAGGAGCTAAAGTTCAAGACCCCAGTGCCTTCTGTGACAGGCTGCACCTGTGTCCTTTATTTCGCACTTCACGCTGTGGATACAAAGGGAATCAGCTCTGCTTGGCGCCCCGTTGTGGCTCTCCGTTACCGTCGGTTCTAAGTGTCCACCTTACCCCTAAGAATGGCATAGGCCCCTTTCGACTCCTCTCACTTGCAGGCTCACGCTGGAGACCATTCTCTCCATCTCATCTCTGTCCCTCTCTACTTACCGAGCTCAGTCAGCTTTGTCTGCGGGCGTCCTGTCCGGCTCGGCCACCCCTGATAGCCAAGCCTAGGAGTGCGAGACCAGGAGGGGCTTAATGGCGGCGCCCGCAGCTGGGTCCCCGCCTGCAGGTGAGGGGGAAGGGAGTCCCGCCCCAAAGTGGCCAAGCAGGTGGAGGAGGGGCGTCCCAGGTTTCGGTGCCTTTGtcccaggggagggggaggggcgctTAACTTTTCTGGGGCCTCGGGGACCCGATCGCCTCGCAAGGCTCGATGCAACCCTCGCCTGCCTAGGGACATGCCTCCCCAGGTGGCCGCCACCAGGATCAAAGCTTCAGCCCTCCACTCTCGCCCGCACGCACTCTGCCACATCCCCTGCCTGCGTATTTTCACATCCGCAATTTACACACTTACCCCAGGATCACCTGCTAAAGCTAAGATTCCCAGGTAGAAAGTAGGAATGAGGGCGGAGGCAAGGGGTCTTAAAGTCTCAATGACGTCACTGGACCGCCTCTCTCTGGGAGGAGCAGAGACCCCTGCCGCGATAGCCACCTGAGTTGagtgtctttcccaatgttcccTTAGTTGTTGGCCACTCCGAGGGGCGGCACCTGCTGACTTCAGCAACCTGGTCTGTGACTTGAGAATTTACTCAACTTTTCCCAGTCCCAGTTTCTCACGTTGCGAATGAAGACAGGTCTGTATGTTACCTAAGAATACATtacttttgtggtttttttttttgggggggggaggggggtaggaCAGGAGGGGACCTGTCACACTGCATACCTATGGTCAGAGTTAGTTCCCGTCTTCCActctgtgggctccagggatcgaactcagattgccagacttggcagcaggcaatcttacccactgagttatctcGTGTTCTTACATTGTTTTGTATTCCCGAGGCCCTTAAGAAAACAAGATATATGGCTAGGCGTGctgacacaagcctttaatcccagggctgggaaggcagagacaagcggatctctgtgagttcgagggcagcctggtctacagcgtgagttccaggacagccagagcacagagaaaccttgtcacaaccaacaacaacaacaacaaaaaaaaaaaaaaaacaaacctagcACTTggatctggaaagatggctcatggGTTATGAGTCTTTTTgcttttccaggttttttttttttttttttttgcgccCAGCTTATAGCCACCTGAAATTCCATTTCCAGATCCGTTGCCCTCCTCTGGATTCCAGAGACACTCAAAcatatgtggcacacacacacaaataaaagatatcttttaaaaaagaaagtagcaTTTATATATACGCTTGCGGTACTGTTTACTGATACTGGAGAATGCCAGAATCACGACCAGCCTAAGCTATACAgctaaaaaaccaaaccaaagaaaatctgggtgtggtggcgccTGCCTGCAATCCTACCACTTGCGAGGCTGAGACAGAATGTTTTGAATTCGAGGCTACACTGGGATGGTGtgtgagatcttgtcttaaaaaaaaaaaaaaaaaattccgaacaaagcaagcaaacacaaaGGATGTGTGGATATAACTCACTGCTCGCCTGGTATGTTCGAATCTCCGGTCTCTACTCCAAAATTGCAAAGTAATAGACAAACAAATCTAATTTATTTGGACTTAAAAAGAGGACAAACCCAAATATGCAGTTATGTCTTATAAGTGATTTCCTCCGCTCCACATCGTGGGTACGCAAGTTCGCCGAGGGCGGGACAGGGTAGATACTTGGAGGGACTGTGTTGAATGAATGGTTTAAGTTAACTGGTTGGGTTTAACTTCACTTAGCAAACCAGAGTGGCTGCTGGGGCGGGTCGAGGCAGGGACTCCGCCCCggaaggcgggggtgggggtggagccgCAGTCCTGAGTCTTGGCTCGCCGGTGGTGGGAGCAGACCGCTCTTGCCTCTGGACCGGCAATCATGGCTCCGGGTTGGCCGCGGCCTCTGCCGCAGATCCTCGTGTTGGGATTCGGGTTGGTGTTGATGCGAGCGGCGGCCGGGGAGCAAGCACCAGGTATGCGTGGTTCAGAGGACGGTAAACTTCGGACTTGAGGGTGGCCAGAAACGGAATTTGGGTGTCTGGAGAACGGGGTGAAACCGGGGAACCGGGAAGACACGAGGATCTGTGATCCGTGCTCTTCAGGCAGCGAGTTCCAAGTGAGGAAGGTCTCACTCCAAGTTTTATCCGCAATCCGAGCTTCAGTTTGGCTACCTGGCCAACTGAGATGTGGGGGTCTTCTGTCCCAAAAGCGAGAGCCAGAATAGAGAAAGTAAACTTGAAGGCAGGTTTGTTTTGGGAAGGGGGCACGCCCTCACACTGGTCTGTAATGGGGTCTGTCCAGTCCTGGTATCTTAAGAATCGCGAAGGGGCAAGGGGGACTTTGCCCTCTATACCATGTGGGGGTGCCCCTTCCATCCGGTGACTTCAATGCCCAGTTATGCGGGAGGAGGGACTGGGGTCGGGCCCGGTGCCCAGGAGTGAGTCACACTGtggcgcgggggggggggacctGACCCCCCCCCAAGTCCCGCGCTACCCGACCCCCTCCCGCACTGCCGCGTCTGGGTCAGGCGGTGCGGTCACCTGTGAGGAATGCGGGGGTGTGGGGGGGCGATGGTGACTCACGTTATTCGAGCCGACTGACCCTGACCTCAGCCCCCAGAATAGCCGCACCCAGCCGCCAGCTTCTGACCTGCAGCCCCCTCCCCAGGCACCGCCCCATGCTCTAGCGGCAGCTCCTGGAGCGCGGACCTCGACAAGTGCATGGACTGCGCTTCTTGTCCAGCGCGACCGCACAGCGACTTCTGTCTGGGATGtgagtgggggtgaggggggcGGGGCCGGTGGCAAGCGGATCCTAGACCTGAGTAGATGGTTGTTTGGGCAGAGGAGGGTTGTAGACTTAAGATATAGGAAATCAAGGAAGACTGACTGAGGAAGGGGAATTCTATCAGGGTGTGGCGGGGGCATAAACTTGAGACCCCCTTGAAGGCAGACTGGACTGCCATCCCAAGGGCAAGCTCTGATTTGAACCCC
The nucleotide sequence above comes from Arvicanthis niloticus isolate mArvNil1 chromosome 6, mArvNil1.pat.X, whole genome shotgun sequence. Encoded proteins:
- the Tnfrsf12a gene encoding tumor necrosis factor receptor superfamily member 12A, translated to MAPGWPRPLPQILVLGFGLVLMRAAAGEQAPGTAPCSSGSSWSADLDKCMDCASCPARPHSDFCLGCAAAPPAPFRLLWPILGGALSLALVLALVSGFLVWRRCRRREKFTTPIEETGGEGCPGVALIQ
- the Cldn9 gene encoding claudin-9: MASTGLELLGMTLAVLGWLGTLVSCALPLWKVTAFIGNSIVVAQVVWEGLWMSCVVQSTGQMQCKVYDSLLALPQDLQAARALCVVALLLALLGLLVAITGAQCTTCVEDEGAKARIVLTAGVLLLLSGILVLIPVCWTAHAIIQDFYNPLVAEALKRELGASLYLGWAAAALLMLGGGLLCCTCPPSHFERPRGPRLGYSIPSRSGASGLDKRDYV
- the Cldn6 gene encoding claudin-6 — protein: MASTGLQILGIVLTLLGWVNALVSCALPLWKVTAFIGNSIVVAQMVWEGLWMSCVVQSTGQMQCKVYDSLLALPQDLQAARALCVVTLLIVLFGLLVYLAGAKCTTCVEDKNSKSRLVLVSGIIFVISGVLTLIPVCWTAHAIIQDFYNPLVADAQKRELGASLYLGWAASGLLLLGGGLLCCACSSGGPRGPGHYMARYSTSVPHSRGPSEYPTKNYV